In Mumia flava, a single genomic region encodes these proteins:
- a CDS encoding RrF2 family transcriptional regulator yields MRVSTKADYALRGLIEIAGRAEDGPVSAEEIGRQQDIPHGFLQAILADLRRAGVVVSQRGQSGGWRLARDAESITVADVVRAVDGPLVSVYGLRPEAVTYSGSAEVLQHVWIAARASLREVFESVTIAHLVAGALPDAVEELTTDEDAWQPH; encoded by the coding sequence ATGCGGGTGTCGACGAAGGCGGACTACGCGCTGCGCGGTCTGATCGAGATCGCCGGTCGCGCCGAGGACGGGCCGGTCTCGGCGGAGGAGATCGGGAGGCAGCAGGACATCCCGCACGGCTTCCTCCAGGCGATCCTCGCCGACCTGCGCCGCGCCGGTGTCGTCGTGAGCCAGCGCGGTCAGTCCGGGGGCTGGCGGCTCGCTCGTGACGCCGAGTCCATCACCGTCGCCGACGTGGTCCGCGCCGTGGACGGGCCGCTGGTCAGCGTGTACGGCCTCCGGCCGGAGGCGGTGACCTACAGCGGGTCGGCCGAGGTGCTCCAGCACGTCTGGATCGCTGCCCGTGCCAGCCTGCGCGAGGTCTTCGAGTCGGTCACGATCGCGCACCTCGTCGCGGGTGCGCTCCCGGACGCGGTGGAGGAGCTGACCACCGACGAGGACGCCTGGCAGCCACACTGA
- a CDS encoding ABC transporter permease — protein MTTQFLGDTATLTGRSLRHVGRSPDTIITTAVIPIAMMLLFVYVFGGAIDTGTEEYVDYLLPGILLITIASGISYTAYRLFLDLKGGIVARFQSMPIARSAVLWAHVLTSVVATTVSLVVVVLVALLMGFRTGAGVLAWLAVAGILGLFTLGLTWLAVIPGLTASSVEGASAFSYPLIFLPFVSSAFVPTDSMPAPVRAFAEHQPVTSIVDTIRALFDGQPVGNDVWVALAWCVGILVVAYALAVSTYHRKIA, from the coding sequence ATGACCACCCAGTTCCTCGGCGACACCGCCACCCTCACCGGCCGGTCCTTGCGTCACGTGGGGCGCAGCCCGGACACGATCATCACCACCGCGGTGATCCCGATCGCGATGATGCTGCTGTTCGTGTACGTCTTCGGCGGGGCGATCGACACGGGCACCGAGGAGTACGTCGACTACCTGCTCCCCGGGATCCTGCTCATCACGATCGCGTCCGGCATCTCCTACACCGCGTACCGGCTCTTCCTGGACCTCAAGGGCGGCATCGTCGCGCGGTTCCAGTCGATGCCGATCGCACGGTCGGCGGTGCTGTGGGCCCACGTCCTGACCTCCGTGGTCGCGACGACGGTCTCGCTCGTCGTCGTCGTCCTCGTCGCTCTGCTCATGGGCTTCCGTACGGGCGCCGGTGTGCTCGCGTGGCTCGCCGTCGCCGGCATCCTCGGCCTCTTCACGCTCGGGCTCACCTGGCTCGCCGTGATCCCGGGCCTGACGGCCAGCTCGGTCGAGGGCGCCAGCGCGTTCTCGTACCCGCTGATCTTCCTGCCGTTCGTCAGCTCCGCCTTCGTGCCGACGGACTCGATGCCCGCGCCCGTCCGGGCGTTCGCCGAGCACCAGCCGGTGACGTCGATCGTCGACACGATCCGGGCGCTGTTCGACGGGCAGCCGGTCGGCAACGACGTGTGGGTCGCGCTCGCGTGGTGCGTGGGGATCCTCGTCGTCGCCTACGCTCTGGCCGTGTCGACGTACCACCGCAAGATCGCCTGA
- a CDS encoding helix-turn-helix domain-containing protein, with product MTTRDPWRDALDKLGSAFMTSSLIRSTSKEAGMPSAALYFRGRVGVLGDVSVDTAEDVLGIFPRRVVESIWSRTPDVVCADAVESYVDVSHRWARENVVDDEAAARAADLLERVVDETTLGPAPLAMAFARLPRPDDVPARVVHSANVVREIRGGLYFGALALVGLPVFRAMLVDPRAGAEGMGSLGWKPEEIEAAQKVARPGDDVRWRNAEDALTGAFVGLLGDAIGEEATGDLAEALLAVRRVD from the coding sequence ATGACGACGCGTGACCCCTGGCGCGATGCCCTGGACAAGCTCGGCAGCGCCTTCATGACCTCTTCGCTCATCCGATCGACGTCGAAGGAGGCCGGGATGCCGTCGGCGGCGCTGTACTTCCGCGGTCGGGTCGGCGTGCTCGGGGACGTCTCGGTGGACACGGCCGAGGACGTCCTGGGCATCTTCCCCCGCCGCGTCGTCGAGTCGATCTGGTCGCGGACCCCGGACGTCGTCTGCGCCGACGCGGTGGAGTCGTACGTCGACGTGAGCCATCGCTGGGCTCGCGAGAACGTCGTCGACGACGAGGCGGCGGCGCGGGCGGCCGACCTGCTGGAGCGGGTCGTGGACGAGACCACGCTGGGTCCGGCGCCGCTCGCGATGGCATTCGCGCGGCTGCCGCGACCCGACGACGTCCCCGCCCGGGTCGTCCACAGCGCCAACGTCGTGCGCGAGATCCGCGGCGGTCTGTACTTCGGAGCCCTTGCGCTCGTCGGGCTTCCGGTGTTCCGGGCGATGCTCGTCGACCCGCGTGCGGGCGCGGAGGGGATGGGCAGTCTCGGGTGGAAGCCGGAGGAGATCGAGGCTGCGCAGAAGGTCGCGCGGCCTGGTGACGACGTGCGGTGGCGCAACGCCGAGGACGCGCTCACGGGTGCGTTCGTCGGCCTGCTCGGCGACGCGATCGGTGAGGAGGCGACCGGCGACCTGGCCGAAGCGCTGCTCGCCGTCCGCCGGGTCGACTGA
- a CDS encoding ABC transporter ATP-binding protein, with protein MTTQPAIEIAGLEKSFGELTVLRGVDLAVAPGSIYALLGSNGAGKTTTITIVSTLLAADAGTATVCGFDVATQPARVRESISLTGQFAAVDEILTGRENLALVARLRRVPQPRAVVAELLVRFSLTDAADRRVGTYSGGMRRRLDIAMSLIGDPPVVFLDEPTTGLDPQARIEVWQAVKELAANGTTVLLTTQYLEEAEQLADRIAILHEGRIIADGTLAELKQLFPPAEVTYVEKQPSLEEIFLAITSTSDNSQESR; from the coding sequence ATGACCACGCAACCAGCCATCGAGATCGCCGGGCTCGAGAAGTCCTTCGGCGAGCTGACGGTGCTCCGGGGGGTCGACCTCGCCGTCGCCCCGGGGAGCATCTACGCACTGCTCGGCTCCAACGGAGCGGGCAAGACCACGACGATCACGATCGTCTCCACCCTGCTCGCCGCCGACGCCGGCACAGCCACGGTGTGCGGCTTCGACGTCGCGACCCAGCCCGCGCGCGTGCGCGAGTCGATCAGCCTGACCGGACAGTTCGCGGCGGTCGACGAGATCCTCACCGGCCGCGAGAACCTCGCGCTCGTCGCTCGGCTGCGGCGCGTCCCCCAGCCCCGCGCCGTCGTCGCGGAGCTGCTCGTACGCTTCTCGCTCACCGACGCCGCCGACCGACGCGTCGGGACGTACTCCGGCGGCATGCGGCGTCGGCTCGACATCGCCATGAGCCTGATCGGCGACCCGCCGGTCGTGTTCCTCGACGAGCCGACCACCGGGCTCGACCCGCAGGCACGGATCGAGGTGTGGCAGGCCGTCAAGGAGCTGGCCGCGAACGGCACGACCGTGCTCCTCACCACCCAGTACCTCGAGGAGGCCGAGCAGCTCGCCGACCGGATCGCGATCCTGCACGAGGGACGCATCATCGCCGACGGGACGCTGGCGGAGCTGAAGCAGCTGTTCCCGCCCGCGGAGGTCACCTACGTCGAGAAGCAGCCGTCCCTCGAGGAGATCTTCCTCGCCATCACCAGCACGAGCGACAACAGCCAGGAGTCACGATGA
- a CDS encoding MerR family transcriptional regulator → MLTISQLASYAGVTVRAVRHYHAKGLLQEPDRDHSGYRRYDAAAVVDLIRIRTLAGAGVPLSRVKELLDADDEEFAAAVADIDRRLRAEIRERQRHRTQIAQLAAGESLALPPEVVAYLDRLRALGIPEKMVVGERDAWILVAAQLPDQMATMMALKSAQLDEPMVVDLYRDLSEAIEWSPDDPRLPVLVDTLVTSISSSDQSWDDHEEEFAFSDELVDLLDTVFLESVPIAPRVLELLEERGWTGWTKLERIAPDPATTEQVTRPSRAASS, encoded by the coding sequence GTGCTCACGATCAGCCAGCTCGCGTCGTACGCGGGGGTGACGGTGCGGGCCGTGCGGCACTACCACGCGAAGGGTCTGCTGCAGGAGCCCGACCGTGACCACTCCGGCTACCGACGCTACGACGCCGCCGCCGTGGTGGACCTGATCCGGATCCGCACTCTGGCAGGCGCGGGTGTGCCTTTGTCGCGCGTCAAGGAGCTGCTCGACGCGGACGACGAGGAGTTCGCCGCCGCGGTCGCCGACATCGACAGGCGTCTGCGCGCGGAGATCCGCGAGCGACAGCGGCACCGGACGCAGATCGCCCAGCTCGCGGCGGGGGAGAGCCTCGCGCTCCCGCCCGAGGTGGTGGCGTACCTCGACCGGCTCCGCGCGCTGGGCATCCCGGAGAAGATGGTCGTGGGCGAGCGGGACGCATGGATCCTCGTCGCGGCCCAGCTGCCCGACCAGATGGCGACGATGATGGCGCTCAAGTCGGCGCAGCTCGACGAGCCGATGGTGGTCGACCTCTACCGGGACCTCAGCGAGGCGATCGAGTGGAGTCCCGACGATCCGCGGCTGCCGGTCCTGGTCGACACGCTCGTCACCAGCATCAGCTCGAGCGACCAGTCGTGGGACGACCACGAAGAGGAGTTCGCGTTCTCCGACGAGCTGGTCGACCTGCTCGACACCGTGTTCCTGGAGTCGGTGCCGATCGCGCCGCGCGTGCTGGAACTCCTCGAGGAGCGGGGCTGGACAGGGTGGACGAAGCTCGAGCGGATCGCGCCGGACCCGGCGACGACGGAGCAGGTCACGCGGCCTTCGCGAGCCGCTTCTTCGTGA
- a CDS encoding type II toxin-antitoxin system Phd/YefM family antitoxin, producing MTAQEIEVGAYEAKTRLSYLLEEVEAGSIVTITKHGRPVARLIGVDTSTTPIDVVLDELHRQRVPRRPGDPSVRAMIAEGRR from the coding sequence ATGACGGCACAGGAGATCGAAGTGGGTGCGTACGAGGCCAAGACCCGGCTCTCCTACCTCCTCGAGGAGGTCGAGGCGGGTTCGATCGTGACGATCACCAAGCACGGCCGACCCGTCGCGCGGCTGATCGGAGTGGACACGTCGACCACACCGATCGACGTCGTGCTCGACGAGCTCCACCGGCAGCGGGTCCCGCGCCGCCCCGGGGACCCGTCGGTCCGCGCCATGATCGCCGAGGGGCGCCGTTGA
- a CDS encoding acyl-CoA dehydrogenase, which yields MGHYKSNLRDIEFNLFEVFGRDEVLGQGPFEDVDVETAKSILSEIDRMAREDLAESFADADRNPPVFDPETSTAPVPAAFKKSYRTWMDSGYWRLGTMAELGGTLAPSSINWALGEMVLGANPAIWMYGAGPMFAGVVHRNGTERDRTIAQHMVEREWVSTMVLTEPDAGSDVGAGRTKAYLQEDGTWHIEGVKRFITSAESDLSENIIHLVLARPVGIEGAGGPGTKGLSLFIVPKYGFDLETGELDGTRNGAYVTNVEHKMGIKVSNTCEVTFGDGAPAKGWLLGEVHDGIAQMFQVIENARMMVGTKAIATLSTGYLNALDFAKERVQGADMLDPAKDAPRVTITHHPDVRRSLMTQKSFSEALRSLVIYTATWQDQVMLAEAKGERDELAERVNDLLLPIVKGYGSERSWVLLGTESLQTFGGSGFLQEYPIEQYVRDAKIDTLYEGTTAIQGQDLFFRKIVKDQGQAIAHVAQEIQAFIGSEAGNGRLKQERELLAKGLEDAQGLLGVVFGQMMSANPADGGDPKNVYKVGLNTTRLLMALGDVVCSWLLLRGAEVALKALDAGGVSESDRHFYEGKVAAAQWFARQVLPKLAAEKAIAEVTDLDVMELDEAAF from the coding sequence GTGGGCCACTACAAGAGCAATCTCCGCGACATCGAGTTCAACCTCTTCGAGGTGTTCGGCCGTGACGAGGTCCTCGGCCAGGGACCGTTCGAGGACGTCGACGTCGAGACCGCGAAGAGCATCCTGAGCGAGATCGACCGGATGGCGCGCGAGGACCTCGCGGAGTCGTTCGCCGACGCCGACCGCAACCCGCCGGTCTTCGACCCGGAGACGAGCACCGCACCGGTGCCGGCCGCGTTCAAGAAGAGCTACCGGACCTGGATGGACAGCGGCTACTGGCGGCTCGGCACGATGGCCGAGCTCGGCGGGACCCTGGCCCCGTCCAGCATCAACTGGGCGCTCGGCGAGATGGTCCTCGGCGCCAACCCGGCGATCTGGATGTACGGCGCCGGTCCGATGTTCGCCGGTGTGGTCCACCGCAACGGCACCGAGCGGGACCGCACGATCGCGCAGCACATGGTCGAGCGCGAGTGGGTCTCGACCATGGTGCTGACCGAGCCCGACGCCGGTTCGGACGTCGGCGCCGGCCGCACCAAGGCGTACCTCCAGGAGGACGGCACCTGGCACATCGAGGGTGTCAAGCGCTTCATCACCTCGGCGGAGAGCGATCTGTCCGAGAACATCATCCACCTCGTGCTCGCGCGGCCGGTCGGCATCGAGGGCGCCGGCGGCCCGGGGACGAAGGGGCTGAGCCTCTTCATCGTCCCGAAGTACGGCTTCGACCTCGAGACCGGCGAGCTGGACGGCACCCGCAACGGCGCGTACGTCACCAACGTCGAGCACAAGATGGGGATCAAGGTCTCCAACACCTGCGAGGTCACCTTCGGCGACGGCGCGCCGGCCAAGGGCTGGCTGCTGGGCGAGGTGCACGACGGGATCGCGCAGATGTTCCAGGTGATCGAGAACGCCCGGATGATGGTCGGCACCAAGGCCATCGCGACCCTGTCGACCGGCTACCTCAACGCGCTCGACTTCGCGAAGGAGCGCGTCCAGGGCGCCGACATGCTCGACCCGGCGAAGGACGCCCCGCGCGTCACGATCACCCATCACCCCGACGTGCGTCGCTCGCTGATGACCCAGAAGTCGTTCTCCGAGGCGCTGCGCTCACTGGTGATCTACACCGCGACCTGGCAGGACCAGGTGATGCTGGCCGAGGCGAAGGGTGAGCGCGACGAGCTGGCCGAGCGGGTCAACGACCTGCTGCTCCCGATCGTCAAGGGGTACGGCTCGGAGCGTTCGTGGGTGCTCCTCGGCACCGAGTCGCTGCAGACGTTCGGCGGGTCGGGCTTCCTGCAGGAGTACCCGATCGAGCAGTACGTCCGCGACGCGAAGATCGACACCCTGTACGAGGGCACGACCGCCATTCAGGGCCAGGACCTGTTCTTCCGCAAGATCGTGAAGGACCAGGGCCAGGCGATCGCGCACGTCGCTCAGGAGATCCAGGCGTTCATCGGCTCCGAGGCCGGCAACGGACGGCTCAAGCAGGAGCGCGAGCTGCTCGCGAAGGGCCTCGAGGACGCGCAGGGCCTGCTCGGTGTCGTCTTCGGCCAGATGATGTCGGCGAACCCGGCCGACGGTGGCGACCCGAAGAACGTCTACAAGGTCGGGCTCAACACGACCCGCCTGCTGATGGCGCTCGGCGACGTCGTGTGCTCGTGGCTGCTGCTGCGCGGCGCCGAGGTCGCGCTCAAGGCGCTCGACGCAGGCGGCGTGTCCGAGTCGGACCGGCACTTCTACGAGGGCAAGGTCGCGGCGGCCCAGTGGTTCGCCCGTCAGGTCCTCCCGAAGCTCGCCGCCGAGAAGGCGATCGCCGAGGTTACCGACCTCGACGTGATGGAGCTCGACGAGGCCGCTTTCTGA
- a CDS encoding type II toxin-antitoxin system VapC family toxin: MTEFVLDASAALSLIFEDEDPGGVRDAFQGGARAVVPSIFLFEVANAAVSAVRRGRIDPTDLASVLGGLGRLPISVVAEHPSPVGLAAIAVEHNLSAYDAAYLHLARERQVPLVTYDGQLAAAAASVLR; encoded by the coding sequence TTGACCGAGTTCGTGCTCGACGCGTCCGCGGCGTTGTCGCTGATCTTCGAGGACGAGGACCCCGGCGGTGTGCGTGACGCGTTCCAGGGTGGCGCGCGCGCCGTCGTGCCCTCGATCTTCTTGTTCGAGGTGGCGAACGCCGCGGTCTCCGCGGTGCGACGCGGGCGGATCGACCCGACGGATCTTGCTTCGGTCCTGGGTGGGCTCGGGCGCCTGCCGATCTCGGTGGTGGCCGAGCATCCGAGCCCCGTCGGGCTCGCAGCGATCGCCGTCGAGCACAACCTCTCGGCGTACGACGCTGCCTACCTGCACCTTGCCCGGGAGCGGCAGGTCCCTCTGGTGACGTACGACGGGCAGCTCGCGGCGGCCGCCGCGTCCGTCCTCCGCTGA